A window of the Thermoanaerobaculales bacterium genome harbors these coding sequences:
- a CDS encoding DUF262 domain-containing protein has protein sequence MPSIFEDTNPRELKELLGLIYSSDAALPDFQRDFVWDPNATQELIVSIAHNYPAGSLLRIRNTHSYFACREFQGAPALNKHQPTYLVLDGQQRLTSLYQAFYGVGDHRYYLDLRGLLNGLDFEECIFHLREKAKRSRALQQLEVQARDLILPLSVLQGGNGDFNGWTIDVATRLENEQNPIDVIKQLKQIGTDWIQTIDDYQFPVVTLSDTTGAEAVCTIFETLNRTGVKLSVFELLTARFWPQDVNLRELWDGARNRCEKITDFEVDPYYLLQMIALTTREHPACKRSDVLALDVSAINKWWGIVVDGLDLALDILNDDCGVLVPKWLPYYSMLIPMGAALARAASLGTTREGADRLKLRKWFWCSVFGQKYERAANSQCARDYGELVRWFEGGQPPDSVTAFRFDPRVLLDTTPRQRALYRGVIALVLAGGSRDFHSVKKITAKMIADQQIDDHHIFPQAWSNAHGKPARLRDCVLNRTLIDRATNQRIGARAPSDYLKEITKALEDVKPKSFKTLMDSHLINADDGSPLKHDDFEGFLDQRLDAIWDRIRDVTGATEASDLMAEGNGS, from the coding sequence ATGCCCAGCATCTTCGAGGACACCAACCCGCGCGAGCTGAAGGAGCTCCTTGGATTGATCTACAGCAGCGACGCGGCGCTGCCGGACTTCCAGCGGGACTTCGTGTGGGATCCCAATGCGACGCAAGAGCTGATCGTCTCGATCGCTCACAACTACCCCGCCGGCAGCCTGCTTCGGATCCGCAACACCCACAGCTACTTCGCCTGCCGCGAGTTTCAGGGCGCCCCAGCGCTCAACAAACACCAACCGACGTATCTGGTGCTTGACGGGCAACAGCGCCTGACCTCGCTGTACCAGGCCTTCTACGGGGTCGGCGATCACCGCTATTACCTCGACCTTCGCGGGCTGCTGAACGGCCTCGACTTCGAGGAGTGCATCTTCCACCTTCGCGAGAAGGCGAAGAGATCCCGCGCGCTGCAGCAGCTGGAGGTTCAGGCGCGGGACCTCATCCTGCCCCTCAGCGTGCTTCAGGGCGGCAACGGTGATTTCAACGGGTGGACCATCGATGTCGCGACCCGGCTCGAGAACGAGCAGAACCCAATCGACGTCATCAAGCAGCTGAAGCAGATCGGAACGGACTGGATCCAGACCATTGACGACTACCAGTTCCCGGTGGTGACGTTGTCGGACACGACCGGCGCCGAGGCGGTGTGCACCATCTTCGAGACCTTGAACCGCACCGGAGTCAAGCTCAGCGTCTTCGAACTGCTCACGGCCCGGTTCTGGCCGCAGGACGTCAATCTTCGCGAGCTCTGGGACGGGGCAAGGAACCGATGCGAGAAGATCACTGACTTCGAGGTCGACCCGTACTACCTGCTGCAGATGATAGCCTTGACAACGCGGGAGCATCCGGCCTGCAAGCGCAGCGACGTGCTCGCGCTCGACGTGAGTGCGATCAACAAGTGGTGGGGCATTGTCGTTGACGGCCTCGACCTCGCGCTCGACATCCTGAACGACGACTGCGGCGTGCTGGTCCCGAAGTGGCTTCCCTACTACTCCATGCTCATCCCCATGGGTGCGGCGCTTGCCCGGGCGGCCTCCCTCGGCACGACCCGTGAAGGTGCGGACCGACTGAAGCTGCGCAAGTGGTTTTGGTGCTCGGTCTTCGGTCAGAAGTACGAACGCGCCGCAAACTCGCAGTGCGCCAGGGACTATGGCGAGTTGGTCCGCTGGTTTGAGGGGGGTCAGCCGCCCGACTCGGTCACCGCATTCCGGTTCGACCCGCGCGTCCTTCTCGACACGACACCGCGCCAACGGGCGCTGTACAGAGGGGTCATCGCCCTCGTGCTCGCCGGCGGGTCGCGTGACTTCCACTCGGTGAAGAAGATCACTGCCAAGATGATCGCCGACCAGCAGATCGACGACCACCACATCTTCCCGCAGGCCTGGTCGAATGCGCACGGCAAGCCCGCCCGCCTCAGGGATTGCGTGCTGAACCGGACGTTGATCGACCGCGCGACCAACCAGCGGATCGGGGCGCGGGCGCCGTCCGACTACTTGAAGGAGATCACGAAGGCCCTGGAGGACGTCAAGCCCAAATCGTTCAAGACGCTGATGGATTCGCACCTGATCAACGCCGACGATGGGTCGCCTCTGAAACACGACGACTTCGAGGGGTTCCTCGATCAGCGCCTCGACGCGATCTGGGATCGGATCCGCGACGTGACGGGGGCTACGGAGGCGTCCGACCTGATGGCCGAGGGGAACGGCTCATGA
- a CDS encoding AAA family ATPase, whose amino-acid sequence MLTKVIIRNFKLFNQIEIELGERVVFVGPNNSGKSSALQALALWNAGVRRWVEKRGAGNVPKERAGVTINRRDLIAVPVPAANLLWRDLHVREGYREGDRTKTRNVLIEIDCEGIDEAQTWKTSLEFDYANEESFYCRSRVGGDGTRLEVPAAAAAVKLAYLPPMSGLASSEDRLDEGSINVRLGEGRTAEVLRNICWQVLTRDKASWLRIVDQIRELFGVTLDDPSYLKERGQIVMSFRTLGGVKLDLSASGRGQQQTLLLLAHMAANPGAVLLLDEPDAHLEVLRQRQIYHVLMAAAAKSGSQIIAASHSEVILNEAADRDTVVAFIGSPHRIDDRGSQVLKALKDIGHDQYAQAEVVGWVLYLEGSTDLAILLELALSTNHRAAAALQRPFVHYVGNQPRKAQDHFYGLREAKQDLVGVALYDRLDQAPPVDPNLKQMMWQRREIESYIAQRKTLLAFAEAQGCAQLGNLFGGAWRVAMTEAIAEIETALADLGKPSPWGEDIKTSDDFLDPLFKRFYKKLNLPNLMGKTDYHTLAPFVDPSDLEDEVVQVLDEIATAAESARPRNQ is encoded by the coding sequence ATGCTGACCAAGGTCATCATCCGCAACTTCAAGCTTTTCAATCAGATCGAGATTGAGCTTGGCGAGCGTGTCGTATTCGTGGGACCCAACAACTCTGGGAAGAGTTCGGCTCTTCAAGCGCTCGCCCTGTGGAACGCTGGGGTGCGACGCTGGGTGGAGAAGCGCGGCGCCGGCAATGTCCCAAAGGAGCGAGCGGGCGTCACCATCAACCGGCGCGACTTAATTGCCGTACCGGTTCCTGCGGCCAACTTGTTGTGGCGCGACCTGCACGTGCGGGAAGGATATCGAGAGGGCGACCGGACGAAAACCCGGAATGTGCTCATCGAGATCGACTGCGAAGGCATCGACGAAGCACAGACTTGGAAGACCAGCCTCGAGTTCGACTATGCGAACGAGGAGTCGTTCTATTGCCGGTCGCGCGTCGGTGGAGATGGGACTCGCCTGGAAGTGCCGGCCGCCGCCGCTGCGGTGAAGCTGGCATACCTGCCGCCAATGTCGGGGCTGGCCTCCAGCGAGGACCGATTGGACGAAGGTTCCATAAACGTTCGCCTTGGTGAGGGTCGTACAGCCGAAGTCCTGCGCAACATCTGCTGGCAAGTCCTTACGCGGGATAAGGCGTCGTGGCTGCGAATCGTGGACCAGATCAGGGAGCTGTTCGGCGTCACTCTTGACGATCCCAGCTACCTCAAGGAACGCGGCCAGATTGTAATGTCCTTTCGCACCCTCGGCGGCGTAAAGCTCGACCTATCTGCAAGCGGAAGAGGACAGCAACAGACGCTGCTTCTGCTTGCGCACATGGCGGCTAACCCCGGCGCCGTGCTTCTACTCGACGAGCCAGATGCCCATCTCGAAGTGTTACGACAGCGTCAGATCTACCACGTGCTGATGGCGGCAGCCGCGAAAAGTGGGAGCCAGATCATCGCTGCAAGTCACTCCGAAGTCATTTTGAACGAGGCCGCCGATCGTGACACCGTCGTTGCCTTCATCGGCAGTCCTCACAGGATTGACGATCGCGGGAGCCAAGTCCTCAAGGCGCTGAAAGATATTGGTCACGACCAGTATGCGCAGGCCGAAGTAGTTGGATGGGTGCTGTACCTCGAGGGATCCACCGACCTGGCGATCCTCCTCGAACTGGCATTGTCTACAAATCACCGCGCGGCTGCGGCCCTGCAGCGACCGTTCGTACACTACGTCGGTAACCAGCCACGAAAGGCACAGGATCACTTCTACGGTCTACGCGAGGCCAAGCAAGACCTCGTTGGCGTTGCTCTCTATGACCGTCTCGATCAGGCCCCACCTGTGGACCCAAACCTGAAGCAGATGATGTGGCAAAGGCGCGAGATCGAGAGCTACATAGCGCAGCGCAAGACTCTGCTCGCCTTTGCCGAAGCGCAGGGTTGCGCTCAGCTTGGCAACCTCTTCGGGGGTGCCTGGCGCGTCGCGATGACGGAAGCTATCGCCGAGATCGAGACCGCACTTGCAGACCTTGGAAAGCCCTCTCCTTGGGGGGAAGACATCAAGACGAGCGACGATTTTCTCGATCCGCTGTTCAAGCGTTTCTACAAAAAACTAAACCTGCCCAACCTGATGGGAAAGACCGACTATCACACGCTGGCGCCATTCGTGGACCCATCAGACCTAGAGGATGAAGTTGTTCAGGTCCTGGACGAGATAGCGACTGCGGCGGAGAGCGCGAGGCCGCGGAATCAGTGA
- a CDS encoding helicase-related protein translates to MKLEDLTRDARVTGITPGGAVTVLDVRWHGEQVAEVTYRDSNGKLGERLLLRDDEQSLALVEAGRPWSFDGDGELLRLVSEAYRINLAWLFDPYVAITTSIIEPLPHQISAVYEEMLPRQPMRFLLADDPGAGKTIMAGLFIKELKIRGDLDRCLIVTPGSLTDQWQDELSEKFGLTFEILTSDMIHAARTANPFEHNSYLIARMDQLSRNEEIQEKFKAAQDWDLVICDEAHRMSGHYFGNEIKLTKRYRLGQVLGGHCRNLLLMTATPHSGKEEDFQIFLALLDGDRFEGKFRDGVHTADPSDLMRRLVKEDLLRFDGSPLFTERRSHTAQYQLSPAEAHLYAEVTAYVREEMNRAERFVDDGEGRRAVNVGFALMTLQRRLASSPEAIFRSLVRRRERLESRLAEQRILLRGGETRLKWGDSVLDALDEETLDDAYDEAPQDEREELEQRLVDNATAAATIEELEKEIETLRRLEELARDMVRSGQDAKWNQLDSILDDPLMTDEHGNRRKLVVFSEFRDTLTYLTRRVRNRLGRAEAVVEIHGSVTREERRRIVHAFMNDPEVLILIANDAAGEGINLQRAHLMINYDLPWNPNRLEQRFGRIHRIGQREVCHLWNLIAKDTREGDVYARLLVKLEAEREALGGKVYDVLGRLFDQKALRELLMEAIRYGDDPVVRARINQKADGAVDRERIQQVLDERALVSDAMDTTRIQNIREEMERAYARRLQPHFIQAFFLDAFPRLGGKVHRREEGRWEITHVPAAVRDRDRHIGMGAPVLRRYERICFEKDRVDEQPRAELICPGNPLLDAVIDLLLEQHADLLKRGAVLVDKDDPSESPRLLFYLEHTIQDGRRGRRGEPLTISKRLEFVEVDADGQYRNAGAAPYLDYRPATDVDHGVLESELDATWLKRDWDRDVTSFAVAGIVPNHLEEVRTERLRQIDKVEREVKARLTKEINYWDRRAQDLKEKERAGHDTRLPADVAQERADRLADRLRARLDELQIERHIFAGAPTVKGGALVVPRGMLEKLHGRTALSEDDGVDAEARKRIELIAMRAVMETERLLGREPADVSATKGLGYDIESKTPDGTLVFVEVKGRAHVATQVTLTTNEIRKANNVPQQFRLAVVLVRDDRPERVVYVREFDYGQPGFAQDSSSFNLSSLLRHGGPPE, encoded by the coding sequence TTGAAGCTCGAGGACCTCACCCGCGACGCACGAGTCACCGGCATCACGCCCGGCGGCGCCGTCACCGTCCTTGACGTTCGTTGGCACGGCGAGCAGGTCGCCGAGGTGACCTATCGCGACTCGAACGGCAAGCTCGGGGAGCGGCTTCTCCTGCGCGACGACGAGCAGTCGCTGGCGCTCGTCGAGGCCGGCCGGCCATGGTCCTTCGACGGCGACGGCGAGCTCCTCCGCCTCGTCTCCGAGGCATACCGCATCAACCTCGCGTGGCTCTTCGATCCCTATGTCGCGATCACAACCAGCATCATCGAGCCGCTGCCGCACCAGATCTCGGCGGTCTACGAGGAGATGCTGCCCCGCCAGCCCATGCGTTTCCTCCTCGCCGATGACCCCGGCGCTGGCAAAACCATCATGGCGGGCCTGTTCATCAAAGAGCTCAAGATCCGTGGCGATCTGGACCGCTGCCTCATCGTTACGCCCGGTTCGCTCACCGACCAGTGGCAGGACGAGCTTTCCGAGAAGTTCGGGCTCACCTTCGAGATCCTGACCAGCGACATGATTCACGCGGCACGAACCGCCAATCCCTTCGAGCACAACAGCTACCTCATCGCCCGCATGGACCAGCTTTCCCGCAACGAGGAAATCCAGGAGAAGTTCAAGGCGGCACAGGACTGGGACCTCGTGATCTGCGACGAGGCCCACCGGATGAGCGGGCACTACTTCGGAAACGAAATCAAGCTCACCAAGCGCTATCGCCTCGGCCAAGTCCTCGGTGGACACTGCCGCAACCTCCTGCTCATGACCGCGACTCCCCACAGCGGCAAGGAGGAGGACTTCCAGATCTTCCTCGCCCTCCTCGACGGCGATCGCTTCGAGGGAAAGTTCCGGGACGGCGTCCACACCGCCGACCCATCCGACCTCATGCGGCGGCTGGTCAAGGAGGACCTCCTCCGCTTCGACGGCTCGCCGCTCTTCACCGAGCGGCGCTCCCACACCGCCCAGTACCAGCTATCCCCCGCCGAGGCCCACCTCTATGCCGAGGTCACCGCGTACGTCCGCGAGGAAATGAACCGAGCGGAGCGCTTTGTGGACGACGGCGAGGGGCGCCGCGCCGTGAACGTCGGCTTCGCCCTCATGACCCTGCAGCGCCGGCTGGCCTCCTCGCCGGAGGCCATCTTCCGCTCGCTCGTGCGCCGCCGCGAGCGCCTCGAGAGCCGCCTGGCGGAACAACGCATTCTCCTGCGCGGAGGCGAAACCAGGCTGAAGTGGGGCGACTCCGTCCTCGACGCGCTCGACGAGGAGACCCTGGACGACGCCTACGACGAGGCCCCGCAGGACGAACGCGAGGAGCTCGAGCAGCGGCTGGTCGACAACGCCACCGCCGCCGCGACCATCGAGGAGCTCGAAAAGGAGATCGAGACCCTTCGACGTCTCGAGGAGCTGGCGCGCGACATGGTGCGCTCCGGCCAGGACGCCAAGTGGAACCAGCTGGACTCCATCCTCGACGACCCGCTGATGACCGACGAGCACGGCAACCGCCGGAAGCTCGTGGTGTTCAGCGAGTTCAGGGACACCCTGACCTACCTCACCCGCCGCGTCCGCAACCGCCTCGGCCGCGCCGAGGCAGTGGTCGAGATCCACGGCTCGGTCACCCGCGAGGAGCGGCGCCGCATCGTCCACGCCTTCATGAACGATCCCGAGGTGCTGATCCTCATCGCCAACGACGCCGCGGGTGAGGGCATCAACCTCCAGCGCGCCCACCTGATGATCAACTACGACCTGCCCTGGAACCCAAACCGCCTCGAGCAGCGCTTCGGGCGGATCCACCGCATCGGGCAGCGCGAGGTGTGCCACCTCTGGAACCTCATCGCCAAGGACACGCGCGAGGGTGACGTCTACGCCCGCCTTCTCGTCAAGCTCGAGGCGGAGCGTGAGGCGCTCGGCGGCAAGGTCTACGACGTCCTCGGCCGGCTCTTCGACCAGAAGGCCCTGCGCGAGCTCCTCATGGAGGCGATCCGCTACGGGGACGACCCGGTGGTCCGGGCGCGGATCAACCAGAAGGCCGACGGTGCTGTCGACCGGGAGCGCATCCAGCAGGTGCTGGACGAGCGGGCCCTCGTCAGCGACGCCATGGACACCACGCGCATACAGAACATCCGGGAGGAAATGGAGCGCGCCTACGCGCGCCGGCTCCAGCCGCACTTCATCCAGGCCTTCTTCCTCGACGCCTTCCCTCGCCTGGGTGGCAAGGTCCACCGCCGCGAGGAGGGCCGCTGGGAGATCACCCACGTACCTGCCGCCGTGAGAGATCGCGACCGTCACATCGGGATGGGCGCCCCGGTGCTCAGGCGCTACGAGCGCATCTGCTTCGAGAAGGACAGGGTCGACGAGCAGCCCCGCGCGGAGCTGATCTGCCCGGGCAACCCCCTCCTCGACGCCGTCATCGACCTCCTCCTCGAGCAGCACGCGGATCTGCTGAAGCGCGGTGCGGTCCTAGTCGACAAGGACGATCCATCGGAGTCACCGCGCCTGCTCTTCTACCTGGAGCACACCATCCAGGACGGCCGCCGGGGCCGGCGAGGAGAGCCCCTCACCATCTCCAAGCGCCTCGAGTTCGTGGAGGTCGATGCGGACGGCCAGTACCGCAACGCCGGGGCAGCGCCCTACCTCGACTACCGGCCGGCTACTGACGTCGACCACGGTGTGCTCGAGTCCGAGCTGGATGCGACCTGGCTCAAGCGCGACTGGGACCGGGACGTCACGAGCTTCGCCGTCGCCGGCATTGTGCCCAACCACCTCGAGGAGGTCAGGACCGAGCGCCTCCGGCAAATCGACAAGGTGGAGCGCGAAGTGAAGGCCCGCCTGACCAAGGAGATCAACTACTGGGACCGCCGCGCCCAGGATCTCAAGGAGAAGGAGCGGGCAGGCCACGACACCCGGCTCCCCGCCGACGTCGCCCAGGAGCGTGCCGACCGCCTCGCCGACCGCCTGCGCGCGCGGCTCGACGAGCTCCAGATCGAGCGCCACATTTTCGCGGGCGCACCGACGGTGAAGGGCGGAGCGCTCGTAGTGCCTCGCGGCATGCTGGAGAAGCTCCACGGCCGCACCGCGCTGTCGGAGGACGACGGCGTGGACGCCGAAGCCCGCAAACGCATCGAGCTGATCGCCATGCGGGCGGTGATGGAGACCGAGAGATTGCTCGGCCGCGAGCCGGCGGACGTCAGCGCCACCAAGGGCCTCGGCTACGACATCGAGTCGAAAACGCCGGACGGCACGCTGGTCTTCGTCGAGGTCAAGGGGCGCGCTCACGTCGCGACTCAGGTCACCCTGACCACCAACGAGATCCGCAAGGCCAACAACGTGCCGCAGCAGTTCCGGCTGGCGGTGGTGCTCGTCCGGGACGACCGGCCCGAGCGTGTGGTCTACGTCCGCGAGTTCGACTACGGACAGCCCGGATTCGCCCAGGACTCGTCGTCGTTCAACCTCAGCAGCCTTCTGCGCCACGGAGGACCGCCTGAGTGA
- a CDS encoding sigma-54 dependent transcriptional regulator gives MKLLLAWLGQADLDGVSNEARLGAGPIAGALAERPFERIVLLNTYPEDEAARYAAWLGARTGGTPALEVRQVSLPTPVDYRAIFEHAVKAVECARADHGKDLDLTFHLSPGTPAMAAVWLLLAKARYDAHLIDSSRQAGVRDVELPFEISMEYIPELLRPSDRRIAGLAAAVPPESPAVDAIIGRSPSMQVILERARAVAPRSVPVLIEGDSGTGKELLARVIHAHSPRHARPMVAVNCGAIPGELIESELFGHLKGAFTGADRTRRGLFQTAHGSTLLLDEVGELPPEAQVKLLRVLQEGEVTPVGSTTPDKVDVRIVAATNRKLVDDVVAGRFRSDLYYRLAVAVLILPPLREREGDVGLLIDHFLAKINAEQHAHDPAWQDRRLSPNARNLLLHHSWPGNVRELENTLTRAVIWCTGEVIRDVEMREAFQHGIPPTGETILNRQLGNGLDLRELLAEVAQHYLRRALEETGGNKSRAAELVGLPSYQTFSNWLGKYGVGE, from the coding sequence ATGAAGCTCCTGCTTGCCTGGCTCGGCCAAGCCGACCTGGACGGTGTCTCCAACGAAGCGCGCCTCGGGGCCGGCCCAATCGCCGGTGCCCTTGCCGAGCGCCCGTTCGAAAGGATCGTGCTCCTCAATACCTACCCCGAGGACGAGGCCGCCCGGTACGCGGCGTGGCTGGGCGCCCGCACCGGCGGCACCCCTGCCCTCGAGGTTCGCCAGGTGAGCCTCCCGACGCCCGTCGACTACCGCGCGATCTTCGAGCACGCGGTGAAGGCGGTCGAGTGTGCGCGCGCCGACCACGGCAAGGACCTCGACCTGACGTTCCACCTCAGCCCCGGCACGCCAGCGATGGCGGCGGTCTGGCTGCTGCTCGCCAAGGCGCGCTACGACGCGCACCTGATCGACTCCTCGCGCCAGGCCGGCGTGCGCGACGTCGAGCTCCCCTTCGAGATTTCGATGGAGTACATCCCGGAGCTCCTCCGCCCGTCAGACCGCCGGATCGCCGGCCTCGCAGCCGCGGTCCCGCCTGAATCGCCGGCGGTGGACGCGATCATCGGCCGCAGCCCCTCGATGCAGGTCATCCTCGAGCGCGCCCGGGCCGTCGCGCCGCGCTCCGTTCCGGTGCTCATCGAGGGCGACTCCGGCACCGGCAAGGAGCTGCTGGCGCGCGTCATCCACGCCCATTCGCCGCGCCACGCCCGGCCGATGGTCGCCGTCAACTGCGGCGCGATCCCGGGCGAGCTCATCGAGTCGGAGCTGTTCGGCCACCTCAAGGGCGCCTTCACCGGCGCCGACCGCACCCGGCGCGGCCTCTTCCAGACCGCCCACGGTTCGACCCTGCTCCTCGACGAGGTCGGCGAGCTACCGCCCGAGGCCCAGGTCAAGCTCCTTCGCGTGCTCCAGGAAGGAGAGGTGACGCCGGTCGGCAGCACGACGCCTGACAAGGTCGATGTGCGGATCGTGGCCGCCACCAACCGCAAGCTGGTCGACGACGTGGTCGCCGGCCGCTTCCGCTCCGACCTCTACTACCGGTTGGCGGTGGCCGTGCTCATCCTGCCGCCGCTGCGCGAGCGCGAGGGCGACGTCGGCCTTCTCATCGACCACTTCCTCGCCAAGATCAACGCCGAGCAGCACGCCCACGACCCTGCCTGGCAGGACCGGCGGCTGTCGCCGAACGCCCGCAACCTGTTGCTGCACCACAGCTGGCCGGGCAACGTCCGCGAGCTCGAGAACACGCTCACCCGGGCCGTGATCTGGTGCACAGGTGAGGTGATCCGCGACGTCGAGATGCGCGAGGCCTTCCAGCACGGCATCCCCCCGACCGGCGAGACCATCCTCAACCGCCAGCTCGGCAACGGCCTCGACCTCCGAGAGCTGCTGGCAGAGGTCGCCCAGCACTACCTCAGGCGAGCGCTCGAGGAGACGGGCGGCAACAAGTCCCGCGCCGCCGAACTGGTCGGGCTGCCCAGCTATCAGACCTTCTCGAACTGGCTGGGAAAGTACGGGGTGGGAGAGTGA
- a CDS encoding HNH endonuclease signature motif containing protein gives MDFVPGRLYNRRELHDEYGGQRQGGISTPANHPMVFLFTGEAGHQFGYRDGFLDDGTFRYFGEGQVGDMRMKFGNLAIRDHHLNGERLYLFKSRKDRKLEYQGEVAYVDHAEVVTADKNGDPRRAIAFRLAFLNHASGQAITATDAGADPLLGLSRMSLSALYRLATTPAPSDAEPRKRTKIERRRSLAVRAYVLKRACGRCECCGQTAPFKNRYGGPYLEPHHIRRLADEGPDHPRWVAALCPNCHRRIHSGIDGDALNHSLSEKIEGIETS, from the coding sequence ATGGATTTCGTTCCGGGTCGGCTGTACAACCGGCGGGAGCTCCACGACGAGTACGGCGGGCAACGCCAGGGCGGCATCAGTACGCCCGCCAACCATCCGATGGTCTTCCTCTTTACCGGCGAAGCTGGACACCAGTTTGGCTATCGGGACGGGTTCCTCGACGATGGAACTTTCCGGTACTTCGGGGAGGGCCAGGTAGGTGACATGAGGATGAAGTTCGGCAACCTCGCCATCCGCGACCACCACCTCAACGGCGAGAGGTTGTACCTGTTCAAGTCCAGGAAGGACCGGAAGCTCGAATACCAGGGCGAGGTGGCCTACGTCGATCACGCCGAGGTTGTGACAGCTGACAAGAATGGAGATCCGAGACGAGCGATCGCGTTTCGGCTCGCGTTCCTCAATCATGCGAGTGGGCAGGCCATCACTGCCACCGACGCCGGCGCCGACCCCCTTCTGGGGCTGTCCCGCATGTCCCTCTCGGCGTTGTACAGACTAGCGACCACGCCGGCTCCGAGTGATGCAGAGCCACGCAAGCGCACCAAGATCGAGCGACGGAGAAGCCTGGCGGTCCGAGCGTACGTCCTGAAGCGTGCGTGCGGCCGGTGTGAGTGCTGTGGGCAGACGGCGCCGTTCAAGAACCGCTACGGCGGACCGTACTTGGAGCCACACCACATTCGCCGCCTCGCCGATGAGGGCCCGGATCATCCCCGATGGGTTGCTGCGCTGTGCCCGAACTGCCACCGGCGCATTCACTCGGGGATCGATGGAGACGCACTGAACCACAGCCTCTCAGAGAAAATCGAGGGCATAGAAACGAGCTGA
- a CDS encoding HIT domain-containing protein, protein MGSYDRLHEFIAERMRMSHIYQPVMLRVLLENGGRASKTAIAKAFVEQDRSQIEYYETIVHNMPGRVLRSHGIVEKVGDDYQLTQDFRDLSDDDRQSLIAECEKKLCEYLEVRGIAPWQHRRKHRGYISGSLRYEIIRRARGRCEACGVSSLERQLQVDHIVPKNVGGSDDPANMQALCETCNSQKSDRDDTDFAAVHASYSHRQAGCPFCDPPRGRVVAETELALAVRDGYPATEGHTLIVPRRHVADYFDLYQPEKNAIDRLLAECRRRLESADSSISGFNVGVNSGESAGQTIFHAHVHLIPRRAGDVASPRGGVRGVIPAKQSY, encoded by the coding sequence ATGGGCTCGTACGATCGCCTCCACGAGTTCATCGCAGAGCGAATGCGCATGTCGCACATCTACCAGCCCGTGATGCTTCGCGTGCTGTTGGAGAACGGCGGGCGCGCATCGAAGACGGCCATCGCCAAGGCGTTCGTGGAGCAGGACAGGAGCCAGATCGAGTACTACGAGACGATCGTCCACAACATGCCGGGCCGAGTGCTCCGGAGCCACGGAATTGTCGAAAAGGTCGGAGACGACTATCAGCTCACTCAGGACTTCCGGGACCTCTCGGACGACGACCGGCAAAGTCTCATCGCAGAGTGCGAGAAGAAACTGTGCGAGTACCTCGAGGTTCGTGGTATCGCTCCGTGGCAGCACCGGAGGAAGCACAGAGGGTACATCTCCGGCAGCCTGCGGTACGAGATCATCCGCAGGGCGCGAGGTCGCTGTGAGGCGTGCGGCGTCAGCAGCCTGGAGCGCCAGCTACAGGTGGACCACATCGTGCCGAAGAACGTTGGGGGGAGCGACGACCCCGCGAACATGCAGGCACTCTGCGAGACCTGCAACTCGCAGAAGAGCGACAGGGACGACACCGACTTCGCTGCCGTCCACGCGAGCTACAGCCATCGTCAAGCGGGCTGCCCGTTCTGCGATCCTCCTCGCGGTCGAGTTGTGGCCGAGACCGAGCTCGCGCTCGCCGTCAGGGACGGATACCCAGCGACCGAGGGCCACACGCTGATCGTGCCGCGGAGACACGTGGCGGACTACTTCGATCTGTACCAGCCGGAGAAGAACGCCATCGACCGGCTTCTCGCCGAGTGTCGCAGGCGCCTTGAATCCGCGGACTCCTCCATCTCCGGGTTCAACGTCGGGGTGAACTCGGGCGAGTCCGCCGGCCAGACGATCTTCCACGCGCACGTGCACCTGATCCCGCGTAGGGCAGGCGACGTTGCTTCGCCTCGCGGGGGTGTCCGGGGAGTGATCCCAGCGAAGCAGAGCTACTAG